CAGATTGGGCCATGTTTTCCCTAATGATTCTTTTAGGAAATTTATAATTTTATCTTTTTCTTTGATTTCATTTTTTATCTTTGGTGGATCTGCATTGAAAATTTTTTTCCATAATTTTTTTGACGGTTCCATTAAGATCTCTCCATGCTGAAGCAGGTGTCCCTTTTTCCAGTACTGAGCACTTCCAATATGCTTGTTTTTATCTTTATCAACTAAGTCAGCCAATGTTGAAGTTGAAAAACAATTAGTATTAGATATATTCACGGGTTCAGTCCCGAAAAACAGATCCACTCCAGCTTTTTTTAAACCATCTTTTAGCCATTGAGTTGTCTTTAAATATGATTCTTTTTTATTCCTGGGTGGATATTTCCAGATAAGAGCATAAGTTAGTCCTCCGCTATGAAGAACAGCTTTTCCTCCGCTAGGTCTTCTTACAATTTTTAACTGTTCATTTTTTAAAAGTTCAATCCATGGTTTTGGTAGTTCTTTTTGATTTTTTCCAATTGATAACCAGTCTCCATCCCACGTATAAAAACGTATTGCCATGTTAAAATTATGCTCGGCAAATGACTTCTCTAATAGGAAGAGATCAATTGCCATTTGCTCTGGCCCACTTAATTTAAGAGGATTTATATAAAGGACTTCTTCTAGCTTGTTCATTTTATTTTTAGTTATTAGTCATAAAAGCATTAGTTTATAGATATTCTCCTTTATTTATTTTTTTGAATTTATAAATGCATTGGGAGAAGTCAAACAATTGATTCCATTAATAATTTAGTTACTATGAAAAAAAATCGAGACATTTTTATTTAATTTGGGACAAACTCAACGAATTGAAGAGCCATTCAGAAGGAAGCGTTCAAAAAAAATTTGCAAGAGCATTCCTTCTGTAAATAAAAAAATCGATGCGATTACTCAAGTTTCTGAATTTCAGAAAAAAGAAATTAGGCGTGAGCTTTTATATAGTTATGTGGGATTAATTTTGAAGTTTGGTTTATTCATTGTATTTGCAACCAGCCTCGTGAACTTAGGATTTGCTTCTCATCAACGTGTGAATAGAAATCTAGAGTTGTCATATTTATTGGAAAAAGAATCAAAAAAACTTCACAAGTTAAGACTACGTTTTGATGAAATGTTTATTAATGGTGGAGAGCAAAGTTTTTTCAAGGAGCAAGATCAGTGGATTACTCCAAATAGTGTCAGAGTTATTTGGCAATGATTTACTTTGCTTCTCTTAGGTTTAGATTCGTGTTTGAAAATTGATTTAAATAGTTTTTTTAAAGAATATGGCTCTAGTACAAGCGGCACCAGGAACTGTCTTAATTACTGGAACAACATCTGGAGTTGGGTTATATGCAACAAAGTCTTTGGTGGAGAGGGGGTGGAGAGTTATCACTGCAAATAGATGTTCTGCGAGAGCTGAGGCTTCCGCATCAGCAGTTGGATTACCTATTAATAGTCCAAGACAACTTAAACATATACAAATTGATCTTGGCGACTTAGATAGCGTACGCAATGGGGCTAAAAGTCTTCTAGAGGAATTGGAACAACCATTAGATGCTTTAGTTTGTAATGCTGCTGTTTATCTCCCACGTTTAAAAAAACCTTTGAGATCTCCTCAGGGATATGAAATATCAATGGCAACTAATCATTTTGGACATTTTTTACTAATTCAGTTGCTATTAGAAAATCTTAGTAAGTCATCAAGACCAGTCTGGAAGGGAAGGTCTTGGGGGGTTGAATCATCTAGGGTAGTTATTTTAGGAACTGTAACTGCTAACAATAAAGAACTTGGCGGGAAAATCCCAATCCCAGCTCCAGCTGATCTTGGAAATCTATCTGGTTTTGAAGAAGGTTTCTGCGACCCCATATCAATGGCTAGTGGTAAACGCTTTAAACCAGGCAAAGCCTATAAAGACAGTAAGTTATGCAACATGATTACAACCCAAGAATTACATAGGCGATTTAATTCATCTCCAATTCTTTTTAGTTCTCTATATCCAGGATGTGTAGCTAAAACCAAATTATTTAGAAACACTCCTAAACTGTTTCAGTGGTTGTTTCCATGGTTTCAGAAATTAATAACTGGAGGTTTTGTAAGTGAAGCGCTGGCTGGAGACAGGGTGGCCCAAGTCGTTTCAGATCCTCAATTTGCTATTTCTGGTGTTCATTGGAGCTGGGGGAATAGACAACGCAAGAATAGACAACAATTTTCACAAGAATTGTCCGATCGAGTGACAGATCCAGTTACCTCTAGAAAAGTTTGGGATTTGTCTATGCAATTAGTCGGGATGAAATAATCCTTGAACTAGTTCTTTAATCAAATCCAAGTAGATCAAATATTTCACGGTCTTTTAAAGGTTCTGCTTGAAGAGGCTCAACCTTGTCGATCATCTTTTGTGCTAGTGAAAGATATTCATTTTGACATTCAAGTACACCATCTTCTGAGGAGTCCATCTCGAAAATTGTGCATTTCTTCAGTCTTGATCTACGTATTGCATCAACGTTTTGGAAATGAGCCATAGTTTTCAGCCCTGTTTCTTTGTTGAATTTTTCTATTTGATCCAATTCTGCAGAACGATTAGCAATCACTCCGCCAAGGCGAACTTTGTAGTTCTTCGCTTTAGCGTTAATTGCAGCAACTATTCGATTCATCGCAAAAATAGAATCGAAATCATTAGCAGTAACGATTAAGCAATAGTTGGCGTGCTGTAGTGGGGCTGCAAAGCCTCCACAAACAACGTCTCCAAGCACATCAAAAATAACAACATCCGTATCTTCTAAAAGATGATGCTCTTTAAGAAGTTTGACTGTTTGACCTGTTACATAACCTCCGCATCCTGTCCCCGCTGGTGGTCCACCACTCTCAACACACATCACACCATTGAATCCTTCAAACATGAAGTCTTCAGGTCTTAGTTCTT
The sequence above is drawn from the Prochlorococcus marinus str. MIT 1013 genome and encodes:
- the bchL gene encoding ferredoxin:protochlorophyllide reductase (ATP-dependent) iron-sulfur ATP-binding protein, giving the protein MTSTVARKPDGEGSVQVQQDAKVQIQEGALVIAVYGKGGIGKSTTSSNLSAAFSKLGKKVLQIGCDPKHDSTFTLTHKMVPTVIDILEEVDFHSEELRPEDFMFEGFNGVMCVESGGPPAGTGCGGYVTGQTVKLLKEHHLLEDTDVVIFDVLGDVVCGGFAAPLQHANYCLIVTANDFDSIFAMNRIVAAINAKAKNYKVRLGGVIANRSAELDQIEKFNKETGLKTMAHFQNVDAIRRSRLKKCTIFEMDSSEDGVLECQNEYLSLAQKMIDKVEPLQAEPLKDREIFDLLGFD
- a CDS encoding protochlorophyllide reductase, producing the protein MALVQAAPGTVLITGTTSGVGLYATKSLVERGWRVITANRCSARAEASASAVGLPINSPRQLKHIQIDLGDLDSVRNGAKSLLEELEQPLDALVCNAAVYLPRLKKPLRSPQGYEISMATNHFGHFLLIQLLLENLSKSSRPVWKGRSWGVESSRVVILGTVTANNKELGGKIPIPAPADLGNLSGFEEGFCDPISMASGKRFKPGKAYKDSKLCNMITTQELHRRFNSSPILFSSLYPGCVAKTKLFRNTPKLFQWLFPWFQKLITGGFVSEALAGDRVAQVVSDPQFAISGVHWSWGNRQRKNRQQFSQELSDRVTDPVTSRKVWDLSMQLVGMK
- a CDS encoding lipoate--protein ligase family protein, with amino-acid sequence MNKLEEVLYINPLKLSGPEQMAIDLFLLEKSFAEHNFNMAIRFYTWDGDWLSIGKNQKELPKPWIELLKNEQLKIVRRPSGGKAVLHSGGLTYALIWKYPPRNKKESYLKTTQWLKDGLKKAGVDLFFGTEPVNISNTNCFSTSTLADLVDKDKNKHIGSAQYWKKGHLLQHGEILMEPSKKLWKKIFNADPPKIKNEIKEKDKIINFLKESLGKTWPNLKLANYTLNKKDKEIIKRLEIDEFRKIKNN